A DNA window from Rossellomorea marisflavi contains the following coding sequences:
- a CDS encoding helix-turn-helix domain-containing protein, with translation MEKVIEVKLRQILKEKGIGQKELAEKTGLTERTISELCNNKIRRYPKDALEKIVSTLNLTSMDTLMEIKEAASNK, from the coding sequence ATGGAAAAGGTTATCGAGGTAAAGTTACGTCAGATATTGAAGGAAAAGGGCATCGGCCAAAAAGAGCTCGCAGAAAAGACCGGTTTGACCGAAAGAACGATCAGCGAGTTGTGTAATAATAAAATTCGACGCTATCCTAAAGACGCGCTTGAGAAAATAGTGAGCACTTTGAACCTGACGAGCATGGATACACTTATGGAAATTAAAGAAGCTGCATCGAACAAATAA